The following coding sequences are from one Syngnathus acus chromosome 12, fSynAcu1.2, whole genome shotgun sequence window:
- the add1 gene encoding alpha-adducin isoform X6, whose amino-acid sequence MNGDSGAGVVTAHPPATAPHKERYFDRAVDESSPEYQRERNMAPALRQDFNMMEQKKRVSMILQSPVFCDELESMIQDQLKKGKTPTSLLALQQIADFMTTSMPAMCPAAPQGGMAALNMSLGMVTPVNDLRGSDSISYDKGEKLLRCKLAAFYRLTDLFGWSQLIYNHLTVRVSSEEDRFLICPFGLLYSEVTASSLVKIDLSGDIVDRGSTNLGVNGAGFNLHAAVYAARPDVKCVVHIHTAAGAAVSAMKCGLLPISPEALALGEVAYHDYQGIVVDEEERVDIQKNLGKNAKVLILRNHGLLSVGETVEEAFYYIHNLVNACEIQVRTLASAGGPDNLVMLDPSKYKSRPRVPEPAGDGSTAQPKWLVGEQEFEALMRMLDNLGYRTGYPYRCPALRDKGKKYSDAESAHLAGYTYGEDSDSGARSPMKHSFQRGQRDKTRWLNAGGRPDEPGEDGPDGGSPKSKPKVWTNITHDHVKPLLQSLSSGVCVPSCITNCLWTKEDGMRQAAVANQFIPLNTNPKDVLEMRNKIREQNLQDIKTAGPQSQVLCVGSVVERNFQQGELVTASKAIIEKEYQPKVIVSKQGPNPFNKLTDQELDEYRREVELKQKGPEDQELEEPEEEAKDPKATCTPPSTPVRAEEETLPVLTFKDDSDAATLRQTLPDLTPDDPFDAPALPIEDSDAAPAPAAAEPTDDVEEPAAADADGDESPSKSPSKKKKKFRTPSFLKKNKKKSES is encoded by the exons ATGAACGGCGACTCAGGTGCCGGTGTGGTGACGGCCCACCCTCCCGCCACCGCCCCCCACAAGGAGCGCTACTTTGACCGGGCGGTGGACGAGAGCAGCCCCGAGTACCAGCGGGAAAGAAACATGGCGCCCGCTCTGCGCCAGGACTTCAACATGATGGAACAGAAGAAGCGAGTCTCCATGATCCTCCAGAGCCCG GTGTTCTGCGACGAGCTGGAGTCCATGATCCAAGATCAACTGAAGAAAGGCAAGACACCCACCAGCCTGCTGGCCCTGCAACAGATTGCCGACTTCATGACCACCAGCATGCCCGCCATGTGTCCTGCTGCGCCGCAGGGGGGTATGGCAGCGCTCAACATGA GTTTGGGTATGGTCACACCGGTGAACGATTTACGTGGATCGGATTCTATCTCGTATGACAAAGGCGAGAAGCTCCTCAGATGCAAGCTGGCAGCGTTCTACCGGCTCACTGACCTGTTTGGCTGGTCGCAACTCATTTACAACCATCTCACA GTAAGGGTGAGCTCCGAGGAAGATCGATTCCTCATTTGCCCTTTTGGGCTCCTGTATAGTGAAGTCACCGCATCCAGCCTG GTGAAGATAGATTTGTCAGGTGACATCGTAGATCGGGGAAGCACTAACCTCGGCGTCAATGGCGCCGGCTTCAATCTGCACGCTGCCGTCTATGCTGCGCGGCCGGACGTCAAGTGCGTCGTCCATATACACACGGCTGCCGGCGCAGCG GTGTCGGCCATGAAATGCGGCCTGCTACCCATCTCACCTGAGGCTCTTGCTCTCGGTGAGGTGGCCTACCATGACTACCAAGGCATAGTGGTGGATGAGGAGGAACGAGTTGACATTCAGAAGAACTTGGGCAAAAATGCTAAG GTGCTCATCTTAAGGAACCACGGTTTGTTATCAGTTGGCGAAACTGTGGAGGAAGCTTTCTATTACATCCACAACCTGGTCAACGCATGTGAGATTCAG GTGCGAACACTGGCCAGCGCTGGAGGCCCAGATAACCTGGTGATGCTTGACCCAAGCAAGTACAAGTCCCGTCCTCGCGTTCCCGAGCCCGCCGGCGACGGGTCCACCGCCCAGCCCAAGTGGCTAGTAGGGGAGCAAGAGTTTGAGGCTCTCATGCGAATGCTCGACAACCTG GGCTATCGGACCGGCTACCCTTACCGTTGTCCGGCATTACGAGACAAAGGTAAAAAGTACAGTGACGCGGAGAGCGCTCACTTGGCCGGTTACACTTACGGCGAGGACAGCGACTCGGGCGCTCGCTCCCCAATGAAACACAGCTTCCAGCGCGGCCAGCGCGACAAGACCCGTTGGCTCAATGCCGGCGGTCGGCCCGACGAGCCCGGCGAGGACGGGCCCGACGGCGGAAGCCCCAAGTCGAAGCCTAAGGTGTGGACGAATATAACACACGATCACGTCAAACCCTTGCTGCAGTCTCTCTCGTCCGGTGTCTGCGTGCCAAGCTGTATAACCAACTGCTTG TGGACTAAAGAGGATGGAATGCGACAGGCCGCCGTGGCCAATCAGTTCATCCCGTTGAACACCAATCCCAAAGATGTGCTGGAAATGAGGAATAAG ATCCGCGAGCAGAATCTGCAGGACATTAAGACTGCCGGGCCTCAGTCTCAGGTTCTGTGCGTTGGCTCAGTGGTGGAGCGCAACTTTCAGCAG GGAGAACTGGTGACCGCGTCCAAGGCCATCATTGAGAAGGAGTACCAGCCCAAGGTGATTGTCAGCAAGCAGGGGCCCAACCCCTTCAACAAGCTCACCGACCAAGAGCTGGACGAGTATCGGCGAGAGGTAGAGCTGAAGCAGAAAGGACCTGAAG ATCAAGAGTTGGAGGAACCAGAGGAAGAGGCCAAAGACCCAAAGGCCACCTGTACACCACCCAGCACTCCAGTCAGGGCAGAGGAAG AGACCTTGCCAGTGCTGACATTTAAGGACGACAGTGACGCCGCGACCCTGAGACAGACCCTGCCTGACTTAACCCCCGATGACCCATTCGACGCCCCAGCGCTTCCCATCGAGGATTCAGACGCCGCCCCCGCCCCTGCTGCCGCCGAACCCACCGACGACGTGGAGGAACCCGCTGCTGCCGACGCAGACGGCGATGAGTCTCCCAGCAAGTCCccctccaaaaagaaaaagaagttcCGCACTCCTTCCTTCttgaagaagaacaaaaagaagTCCGAGTCCTAA
- the add1 gene encoding alpha-adducin isoform X1, with protein sequence MNGDSGAGVVTAHPPATAPHKERYFDRAVDESSPEYQRERNMAPALRQDFNMMEQKKRVSMILQSPVFCDELESMIQDQLKKGKTPTSLLALQQIADFMTTSMPAMCPAAPQGGMAALNMSLGMVTPVNDLRGSDSISYDKGEKLLRCKLAAFYRLTDLFGWSQLIYNHLTVRVSSEEDRFLICPFGLLYSEVTASSLVKIDLSGDIVDRGSTNLGVNGAGFNLHAAVYAARPDVKCVVHIHTAAGAAVSAMKCGLLPISPEALALGEVAYHDYQGIVVDEEERVDIQKNLGKNAKVLILRNHGLLSVGETVEEAFYYIHNLVNACEIQVRTLASAGGPDNLVMLDPSKYKSRPRVPEPAGDGSTAQPKWLVGEQEFEALMRMLDNLGYRTGYPYRCPALRDKGKKYSDAESAHLAGYTYGEDSDSGARSPMKHSFQRGQRDKTRWLNAGGRPDEPGEDGPDGGSPKSKPKVWTNITHDHVKPLLQSLSSGVCVPSCITNCLWTKEDGMRQAAVANQFIPLNTNPKDVLEMRNKIREQNLQDIKTAGPQSQVLCVGSVVERNFQQDAPLSDCTDTIDSLDASEGSYSPARSIRKGELVTASKAIIEKEYQPKVIVSKQGPNPFNKLTDQELDEYRREVELKQKGPEVQDEGDCKAALSSKLESVEAPVPPPVLSEPGTATASGQGPPPLGLVDAVHPDSPHKEFHCAVLRALSKEPMEANQAEDQELEEPEEEAKDPKATCTPPSTPVRAEEETLPVLTFKDDSDAATLRQTLPDLTPDDPFDAPALPIEDSDAAPAPAAAEPTDDVEEPAAADADGDESPSKSPSKKKKKFRTPSFLKKNKKKSES encoded by the exons ATGAACGGCGACTCAGGTGCCGGTGTGGTGACGGCCCACCCTCCCGCCACCGCCCCCCACAAGGAGCGCTACTTTGACCGGGCGGTGGACGAGAGCAGCCCCGAGTACCAGCGGGAAAGAAACATGGCGCCCGCTCTGCGCCAGGACTTCAACATGATGGAACAGAAGAAGCGAGTCTCCATGATCCTCCAGAGCCCG GTGTTCTGCGACGAGCTGGAGTCCATGATCCAAGATCAACTGAAGAAAGGCAAGACACCCACCAGCCTGCTGGCCCTGCAACAGATTGCCGACTTCATGACCACCAGCATGCCCGCCATGTGTCCTGCTGCGCCGCAGGGGGGTATGGCAGCGCTCAACATGA GTTTGGGTATGGTCACACCGGTGAACGATTTACGTGGATCGGATTCTATCTCGTATGACAAAGGCGAGAAGCTCCTCAGATGCAAGCTGGCAGCGTTCTACCGGCTCACTGACCTGTTTGGCTGGTCGCAACTCATTTACAACCATCTCACA GTAAGGGTGAGCTCCGAGGAAGATCGATTCCTCATTTGCCCTTTTGGGCTCCTGTATAGTGAAGTCACCGCATCCAGCCTG GTGAAGATAGATTTGTCAGGTGACATCGTAGATCGGGGAAGCACTAACCTCGGCGTCAATGGCGCCGGCTTCAATCTGCACGCTGCCGTCTATGCTGCGCGGCCGGACGTCAAGTGCGTCGTCCATATACACACGGCTGCCGGCGCAGCG GTGTCGGCCATGAAATGCGGCCTGCTACCCATCTCACCTGAGGCTCTTGCTCTCGGTGAGGTGGCCTACCATGACTACCAAGGCATAGTGGTGGATGAGGAGGAACGAGTTGACATTCAGAAGAACTTGGGCAAAAATGCTAAG GTGCTCATCTTAAGGAACCACGGTTTGTTATCAGTTGGCGAAACTGTGGAGGAAGCTTTCTATTACATCCACAACCTGGTCAACGCATGTGAGATTCAG GTGCGAACACTGGCCAGCGCTGGAGGCCCAGATAACCTGGTGATGCTTGACCCAAGCAAGTACAAGTCCCGTCCTCGCGTTCCCGAGCCCGCCGGCGACGGGTCCACCGCCCAGCCCAAGTGGCTAGTAGGGGAGCAAGAGTTTGAGGCTCTCATGCGAATGCTCGACAACCTG GGCTATCGGACCGGCTACCCTTACCGTTGTCCGGCATTACGAGACAAAGGTAAAAAGTACAGTGACGCGGAGAGCGCTCACTTGGCCGGTTACACTTACGGCGAGGACAGCGACTCGGGCGCTCGCTCCCCAATGAAACACAGCTTCCAGCGCGGCCAGCGCGACAAGACCCGTTGGCTCAATGCCGGCGGTCGGCCCGACGAGCCCGGCGAGGACGGGCCCGACGGCGGAAGCCCCAAGTCGAAGCCTAAGGTGTGGACGAATATAACACACGATCACGTCAAACCCTTGCTGCAGTCTCTCTCGTCCGGTGTCTGCGTGCCAAGCTGTATAACCAACTGCTTG TGGACTAAAGAGGATGGAATGCGACAGGCCGCCGTGGCCAATCAGTTCATCCCGTTGAACACCAATCCCAAAGATGTGCTGGAAATGAGGAATAAG ATCCGCGAGCAGAATCTGCAGGACATTAAGACTGCCGGGCCTCAGTCTCAGGTTCTGTGCGTTGGCTCAGTGGTGGAGCGCAACTTTCAGCAG GACGCCCCTCTGTCTGACTGTACAGACACTATTGACAGCCTCGATGCCTCGGAGGGGTCCTATAGTCCTGCTAGATCTATTAGAAAG GGAGAACTGGTGACCGCGTCCAAGGCCATCATTGAGAAGGAGTACCAGCCCAAGGTGATTGTCAGCAAGCAGGGGCCCAACCCCTTCAACAAGCTCACCGACCAAGAGCTGGACGAGTATCGGCGAGAGGTAGAGCTGAAGCAGAAAGGACCTGAAG TGCAGGATGAAGGTGATTGCAAGGCCGCACTCTCCTCCAAGCTGGAAAGCGTCGAAGCCCCAGTTCCCCCTCCCGTGTTATCTGAACCCGGCACGGCAACAGCCTCCGGGCAGGGGCCCCCGCCCCTTGGCCTTGTGGATGCAGTCCACCCGGACTCTCCCCATAAGGAGTTCCACTGCGCCGTGCTGCGAGCCCTCAGCAAGGAGCCGATGGAGGCGAATCAGGCTGAAG ATCAAGAGTTGGAGGAACCAGAGGAAGAGGCCAAAGACCCAAAGGCCACCTGTACACCACCCAGCACTCCAGTCAGGGCAGAGGAAG AGACCTTGCCAGTGCTGACATTTAAGGACGACAGTGACGCCGCGACCCTGAGACAGACCCTGCCTGACTTAACCCCCGATGACCCATTCGACGCCCCAGCGCTTCCCATCGAGGATTCAGACGCCGCCCCCGCCCCTGCTGCCGCCGAACCCACCGACGACGTGGAGGAACCCGCTGCTGCCGACGCAGACGGCGATGAGTCTCCCAGCAAGTCCccctccaaaaagaaaaagaagttcCGCACTCCTTCCTTCttgaagaagaacaaaaagaagTCCGAGTCCTAA
- the add1 gene encoding alpha-adducin isoform X12 produces MNGDSGAGVVTAHPPATAPHKERYFDRAVDESSPEYQRERNMAPALRQDFNMMEQKKRVSMILQSPVFCDELESMIQDQLKKGKTPTSLLALQQIADFMTTSMPAMCPAAPQGGMAALNMSLGMVTPVNDLRGSDSISYDKGEKLLRCKLAAFYRLTDLFGWSQLIYNHLTVRVSSEEDRFLICPFGLLYSEVTASSLVKIDLSGDIVDRGSTNLGVNGAGFNLHAAVYAARPDVKCVVHIHTAAGAAVSAMKCGLLPISPEALALGEVAYHDYQGIVVDEEERVDIQKNLGKNAKVLILRNHGLLSVGETVEEAFYYIHNLVNACEIQVRTLASAGGPDNLVMLDPSKYKSRPRVPEPAGDGSTAQPKWLVGEQEFEALMRMLDNLGYRTGYPYRCPALRDKGKKYSDAESAHLAGYTYGEDSDSGARSPMKHSFQRGQRDKTRWLNAGGRPDEPGEDGPDGGSPKSKPKWTKEDGMRQAAVANQFIPLNTNPKDVLEMRNKIREQNLQDIKTAGPQSQVLCVGSVVERNFQQDAPLSDCTDTIDSLDASEGSYSPARSIRKGELVTASKAIIEKEYQPKVIVSKQGPNPFNKLTDQELDEYRREVELKQKGPEVQDEGDCKAALSSKLESVEAPVPPPVLSEPGTATASGQGPPPLGLVDAVHPDSPHKEFHCAVLRALSKEPMEANQAEDQELEEPEEEAKDPKATCTPPSTPVRAEEGDGNAKEYLLP; encoded by the exons ATGAACGGCGACTCAGGTGCCGGTGTGGTGACGGCCCACCCTCCCGCCACCGCCCCCCACAAGGAGCGCTACTTTGACCGGGCGGTGGACGAGAGCAGCCCCGAGTACCAGCGGGAAAGAAACATGGCGCCCGCTCTGCGCCAGGACTTCAACATGATGGAACAGAAGAAGCGAGTCTCCATGATCCTCCAGAGCCCG GTGTTCTGCGACGAGCTGGAGTCCATGATCCAAGATCAACTGAAGAAAGGCAAGACACCCACCAGCCTGCTGGCCCTGCAACAGATTGCCGACTTCATGACCACCAGCATGCCCGCCATGTGTCCTGCTGCGCCGCAGGGGGGTATGGCAGCGCTCAACATGA GTTTGGGTATGGTCACACCGGTGAACGATTTACGTGGATCGGATTCTATCTCGTATGACAAAGGCGAGAAGCTCCTCAGATGCAAGCTGGCAGCGTTCTACCGGCTCACTGACCTGTTTGGCTGGTCGCAACTCATTTACAACCATCTCACA GTAAGGGTGAGCTCCGAGGAAGATCGATTCCTCATTTGCCCTTTTGGGCTCCTGTATAGTGAAGTCACCGCATCCAGCCTG GTGAAGATAGATTTGTCAGGTGACATCGTAGATCGGGGAAGCACTAACCTCGGCGTCAATGGCGCCGGCTTCAATCTGCACGCTGCCGTCTATGCTGCGCGGCCGGACGTCAAGTGCGTCGTCCATATACACACGGCTGCCGGCGCAGCG GTGTCGGCCATGAAATGCGGCCTGCTACCCATCTCACCTGAGGCTCTTGCTCTCGGTGAGGTGGCCTACCATGACTACCAAGGCATAGTGGTGGATGAGGAGGAACGAGTTGACATTCAGAAGAACTTGGGCAAAAATGCTAAG GTGCTCATCTTAAGGAACCACGGTTTGTTATCAGTTGGCGAAACTGTGGAGGAAGCTTTCTATTACATCCACAACCTGGTCAACGCATGTGAGATTCAG GTGCGAACACTGGCCAGCGCTGGAGGCCCAGATAACCTGGTGATGCTTGACCCAAGCAAGTACAAGTCCCGTCCTCGCGTTCCCGAGCCCGCCGGCGACGGGTCCACCGCCCAGCCCAAGTGGCTAGTAGGGGAGCAAGAGTTTGAGGCTCTCATGCGAATGCTCGACAACCTG GGCTATCGGACCGGCTACCCTTACCGTTGTCCGGCATTACGAGACAAAGGTAAAAAGTACAGTGACGCGGAGAGCGCTCACTTGGCCGGTTACACTTACGGCGAGGACAGCGACTCGGGCGCTCGCTCCCCAATGAAACACAGCTTCCAGCGCGGCCAGCGCGACAAGACCCGTTGGCTCAATGCCGGCGGTCGGCCCGACGAGCCCGGCGAGGACGGGCCCGACGGCGGAAGCCCCAAGTCGAAGCCTAAG TGGACTAAAGAGGATGGAATGCGACAGGCCGCCGTGGCCAATCAGTTCATCCCGTTGAACACCAATCCCAAAGATGTGCTGGAAATGAGGAATAAG ATCCGCGAGCAGAATCTGCAGGACATTAAGACTGCCGGGCCTCAGTCTCAGGTTCTGTGCGTTGGCTCAGTGGTGGAGCGCAACTTTCAGCAG GACGCCCCTCTGTCTGACTGTACAGACACTATTGACAGCCTCGATGCCTCGGAGGGGTCCTATAGTCCTGCTAGATCTATTAGAAAG GGAGAACTGGTGACCGCGTCCAAGGCCATCATTGAGAAGGAGTACCAGCCCAAGGTGATTGTCAGCAAGCAGGGGCCCAACCCCTTCAACAAGCTCACCGACCAAGAGCTGGACGAGTATCGGCGAGAGGTAGAGCTGAAGCAGAAAGGACCTGAAG TGCAGGATGAAGGTGATTGCAAGGCCGCACTCTCCTCCAAGCTGGAAAGCGTCGAAGCCCCAGTTCCCCCTCCCGTGTTATCTGAACCCGGCACGGCAACAGCCTCCGGGCAGGGGCCCCCGCCCCTTGGCCTTGTGGATGCAGTCCACCCGGACTCTCCCCATAAGGAGTTCCACTGCGCCGTGCTGCGAGCCCTCAGCAAGGAGCCGATGGAGGCGAATCAGGCTGAAG ATCAAGAGTTGGAGGAACCAGAGGAAGAGGCCAAAGACCCAAAGGCCACCTGTACACCACCCAGCACTCCAGTCAGGGCAGAGGAAG GAGATGGAAATGCAAAAGAGTACCTGTTACCATAG
- the add1 gene encoding alpha-adducin isoform X3, with translation MNGDSGAGVVTAHPPATAPHKERYFDRAVDESSPEYQRERNMAPALRQDFNMMEQKKRVSMILQSPVFCDELESMIQDQLKKGKTPTSLLALQQIADFMTTSMPAMCPAAPQGGMAALNMSLGMVTPVNDLRGSDSISYDKGEKLLRCKLAAFYRLTDLFGWSQLIYNHLTVRVSSEEDRFLICPFGLLYSEVTASSLVKIDLSGDIVDRGSTNLGVNGAGFNLHAAVYAARPDVKCVVHIHTAAGAAVSAMKCGLLPISPEALALGEVAYHDYQGIVVDEEERVDIQKNLGKNAKVLILRNHGLLSVGETVEEAFYYIHNLVNACEIQVRTLASAGGPDNLVMLDPSKYKSRPRVPEPAGDGSTAQPKWLVGEQEFEALMRMLDNLGYRTGYPYRCPALRDKGKKYSDAESAHLAGYTYGEDSDSGARSPMKHSFQRGQRDKTRWLNAGGRPDEPGEDGPDGGSPKSKPKVWTNITHDHVKPLLQSLSSGVCVPSCITNCLWTKEDGMRQAAVANQFIPLNTNPKDVLEMRNKIREQNLQDIKTAGPQSQVLCVGSVVERNFQQDAPLSDCTDTIDSLDASEGSYSPARSIRKGELVTASKAIIEKEYQPKVIVSKQGPNPFNKLTDQELDEYRREVELKQKGPEVQDEGDCKAALSSKLESVEAPVPPPVLSEPGTATASGQGPPPLGLVDAVHPDSPHKEFHCAVLRALSKEPMEANQAEDQELEEPEEEAKDPKATCTPPSTPVRAEEGDGNAKEYLLP, from the exons ATGAACGGCGACTCAGGTGCCGGTGTGGTGACGGCCCACCCTCCCGCCACCGCCCCCCACAAGGAGCGCTACTTTGACCGGGCGGTGGACGAGAGCAGCCCCGAGTACCAGCGGGAAAGAAACATGGCGCCCGCTCTGCGCCAGGACTTCAACATGATGGAACAGAAGAAGCGAGTCTCCATGATCCTCCAGAGCCCG GTGTTCTGCGACGAGCTGGAGTCCATGATCCAAGATCAACTGAAGAAAGGCAAGACACCCACCAGCCTGCTGGCCCTGCAACAGATTGCCGACTTCATGACCACCAGCATGCCCGCCATGTGTCCTGCTGCGCCGCAGGGGGGTATGGCAGCGCTCAACATGA GTTTGGGTATGGTCACACCGGTGAACGATTTACGTGGATCGGATTCTATCTCGTATGACAAAGGCGAGAAGCTCCTCAGATGCAAGCTGGCAGCGTTCTACCGGCTCACTGACCTGTTTGGCTGGTCGCAACTCATTTACAACCATCTCACA GTAAGGGTGAGCTCCGAGGAAGATCGATTCCTCATTTGCCCTTTTGGGCTCCTGTATAGTGAAGTCACCGCATCCAGCCTG GTGAAGATAGATTTGTCAGGTGACATCGTAGATCGGGGAAGCACTAACCTCGGCGTCAATGGCGCCGGCTTCAATCTGCACGCTGCCGTCTATGCTGCGCGGCCGGACGTCAAGTGCGTCGTCCATATACACACGGCTGCCGGCGCAGCG GTGTCGGCCATGAAATGCGGCCTGCTACCCATCTCACCTGAGGCTCTTGCTCTCGGTGAGGTGGCCTACCATGACTACCAAGGCATAGTGGTGGATGAGGAGGAACGAGTTGACATTCAGAAGAACTTGGGCAAAAATGCTAAG GTGCTCATCTTAAGGAACCACGGTTTGTTATCAGTTGGCGAAACTGTGGAGGAAGCTTTCTATTACATCCACAACCTGGTCAACGCATGTGAGATTCAG GTGCGAACACTGGCCAGCGCTGGAGGCCCAGATAACCTGGTGATGCTTGACCCAAGCAAGTACAAGTCCCGTCCTCGCGTTCCCGAGCCCGCCGGCGACGGGTCCACCGCCCAGCCCAAGTGGCTAGTAGGGGAGCAAGAGTTTGAGGCTCTCATGCGAATGCTCGACAACCTG GGCTATCGGACCGGCTACCCTTACCGTTGTCCGGCATTACGAGACAAAGGTAAAAAGTACAGTGACGCGGAGAGCGCTCACTTGGCCGGTTACACTTACGGCGAGGACAGCGACTCGGGCGCTCGCTCCCCAATGAAACACAGCTTCCAGCGCGGCCAGCGCGACAAGACCCGTTGGCTCAATGCCGGCGGTCGGCCCGACGAGCCCGGCGAGGACGGGCCCGACGGCGGAAGCCCCAAGTCGAAGCCTAAGGTGTGGACGAATATAACACACGATCACGTCAAACCCTTGCTGCAGTCTCTCTCGTCCGGTGTCTGCGTGCCAAGCTGTATAACCAACTGCTTG TGGACTAAAGAGGATGGAATGCGACAGGCCGCCGTGGCCAATCAGTTCATCCCGTTGAACACCAATCCCAAAGATGTGCTGGAAATGAGGAATAAG ATCCGCGAGCAGAATCTGCAGGACATTAAGACTGCCGGGCCTCAGTCTCAGGTTCTGTGCGTTGGCTCAGTGGTGGAGCGCAACTTTCAGCAG GACGCCCCTCTGTCTGACTGTACAGACACTATTGACAGCCTCGATGCCTCGGAGGGGTCCTATAGTCCTGCTAGATCTATTAGAAAG GGAGAACTGGTGACCGCGTCCAAGGCCATCATTGAGAAGGAGTACCAGCCCAAGGTGATTGTCAGCAAGCAGGGGCCCAACCCCTTCAACAAGCTCACCGACCAAGAGCTGGACGAGTATCGGCGAGAGGTAGAGCTGAAGCAGAAAGGACCTGAAG TGCAGGATGAAGGTGATTGCAAGGCCGCACTCTCCTCCAAGCTGGAAAGCGTCGAAGCCCCAGTTCCCCCTCCCGTGTTATCTGAACCCGGCACGGCAACAGCCTCCGGGCAGGGGCCCCCGCCCCTTGGCCTTGTGGATGCAGTCCACCCGGACTCTCCCCATAAGGAGTTCCACTGCGCCGTGCTGCGAGCCCTCAGCAAGGAGCCGATGGAGGCGAATCAGGCTGAAG ATCAAGAGTTGGAGGAACCAGAGGAAGAGGCCAAAGACCCAAAGGCCACCTGTACACCACCCAGCACTCCAGTCAGGGCAGAGGAAG GAGATGGAAATGCAAAAGAGTACCTGTTACCATA A